In Streptomyces sp. Li-HN-5-11, the sequence CCCGCGTCCTGTACCTCTTCGGCGGCGCCGAGCAGATCACCCTCAACGTCTCCGCCAAGACGTTCACCGGCCTGCGCGACTACAGCGGCCCGGACGGCACGGTCGTCACCCGCTCCAGCAGCGGCAGTGTGACCTACCAGATCGGCAACAGCCAGGGCACCGCCACCACGGCGGTCGACGCGAGCAGCCTGTCCGTCACCCGCCGTTCCTACGACCCGTGGGGCAACCTCCGCGGCACCAAGCCGACCAGCTGGGTCGCCCCCGACGAGAACCGCGGCTTCCTCGGGCAACCCGCCGACGCCACGACCGGCCTGGACATCCTCGGCGCCCGCAACTACGACCCGGCCATCGGCCGCTTCCTCAGCCCCGACCCGGTCTTCCAGGCCGGCGACCCCAACCAGATGGGCGGCTACACCTACGCCGCCGACAACCCGGCCAGCAGCAGCGACCCGACCGGTTACGACGACTGGTACAACGACCCGACCATGAACACGTGCGCCATCGACTGCGGTGGCAGCACGACCACGACCACGACCACGACCGTCACCACGACCACCACGGTCACCGACACCTCCAGCGGCGGGCACAGCGGCGGCTGCCACGGCTTCTGGGGCTGCGTGGGCCACTACATCGAGAAGGCCGCACCGATCGTCACGGTCGTCGTCGTCACGGTCGTCGTGGTCGCCGCCGTGGCCGTCTGCACCGGTGAGACCGCCGGTCTGGCGAGCCCCGCCTGCATCGAGGCGGGCGGCACGGCGGTGATGGCGGCCTGCGGCGCCCTGATGGGCGACTGCGGCCCAGGAGGCGGCGAGTCACCGGAGGGCGAGGCCACCCACGAGGACGCGCCACGCCCCGCCACCGGCGGCGACGACGTGGCCGGAGCCGGCGGCAAGTCCGCAGCGGGCGAGGCGGGCGCCTCCAGCAAGGCCACCGAGGATTCCTCCGCCGCCAACACCGCCAACGGCGCCCCGGCCAAGGACACCGACGCCCAGTCCCACGCGGAACACGCCGACGCGACCGCGGCCGCCCCGGACACCCCGTCCAAGGGCGTCCCGGGCACCAGACCGGCGAGGGTCACACCGCGAGGGGCCGGCAGCGCCAAGCGGCCGCCCGCCGTGCAGAACATCCCCGCCCCCGAGGGCTGGACGCCGGAGGGGCAGCTCCAGGCGGCCGAGGACATGCTTCCCGCCTTCGCGATCAAGAACAAGCAGGCGAACCAGCCGGCGAACCGAACCTACGTCGGCGGCTACCACATCGAGACCGGAGAGATCGCACTCGCCTCGTCCGGAGGCGGCGGCGCCCCGGGCGGCATCGGTCCCCTGTGCGGCTGGTGCGCCGAGGGTAACGTGGTGCGGGCTCTCGGCGGCGATCCGGAACTGGTGCGGATGACCAACGCCTTCCAGGTGGTGCTCGAGGACGGAGAACTCGGCGTCAAACTGAAGCCCGTGTGTACGAAGTGCCAGTCGGACTTCCCCAGCCGCAAGTACTTCCGGCCCGGCATCCAGCACGAGCCCGGAGGGGACTGGGACCAACTGCAGGAATGACGAGCGAGTGGAACTGGGCATGCGAATGATCGACGTGGAGATCGGCCGGTACGACTGGGCCGCGCTGCAGTGCGGATGCGGGAAGACGGCCGAGCATCTGGCCGGCGACCTCCTGCGGCTGGCCGCGGCGCAGTCCCGCGAGGAGGCACGGGCGCTCCGCATCGACGACCACGCCATGATCCAGTCCTTCCCGCAGGAGCCGGCGGTGCCCGTCGCCTCGGTGCTCATGGCGGCACTCGCCGGTGACCTGTCCCTCGGGGCGAGAGTCCAGTGCCTGGAACTGCTCGCCGGGCTGGTCTTCAGTGACGACGACGACTCGTCGGAGACATGCCAGCAGATCGCGCGGCAGGGCCTGTGGGGCCTCTACCGGGACCTGTTGTCAGGTGCCTCGCTGGACCTCGTCGGCTATGCCTACGAGGTCCTGCGAGTGGTCGAGACAGACGAGGAACGGCTCCGCTCCTACCGGAGTTCGGGACAGGTCGACCTGCCCGGCTACCTCGCCGACTGAGTGGACGCGGCGGGCGGGCTCTTCGGGGCCCGCCCCCCCACAGCGGGACGCGGTCAGTTCCCCGCCACCGACTTCACCGCCACCGACACCGGCGTCGAGCCGCTGACGAGCTCCAGGGTCAGCCCCGCCGTCGCCGGGGTGTCGACCAGCTCGGCGAGGACGGCGGCCACGTCGTCGCGGGGGATCGCGCCGCGGCCCGTGTGGGCCTCCAGGCGGACCAGGCCGGTGCCGGCGTCGTCCGTCAGGGAGCCGGGGCGCAGGATCGTCCAGTCGAGGGCCTCCTGGCGGCGCACATGGTCGTCCGCCTCGCCCTTGGCGCGCAGGTACACGTCGAAGACGTCGTCGCCCTTGTGCCCGGCGTCCGCGCCCATCGACGACACGACCACGTGGCGCCGTACGCCCGCCCGGACGGCCGCGTCCGCGAACAGGACCGCCGCCCCCTTGTCCACCGTGTCCTTGCGGGCCGCGCCGCTGCCCGGGCCCGCGCCCGCCGCGAACACCGCCGCGTCCGCGCCCCGCAGCCGCTCCGCGACCTCCTCGACCGAGGCCGACTCCAGGTCGAGCACGACCGGTTCGGCGCCGGCCGCCCGCAGGTCGTCACCCTGTTCCGCGCGGCGGACGATCCCCGCGACCTCGTCCCCGCGCGCGGCGAGCAGCCGCTCCAGCCGCAGCGCGATCCGACCATGACCTCCAGCGATGACAATGCGCATGCCTTCGACCGTACGCCCGGACGGCCCCGTCCGCCGCATCGCTCCGGCGACACCACCCCCGACGGCTACGACAACTCGCCCCGCCCCTGCCGCGGCAGCCCCAGCTCCACCGCCGCCGCCGAGTCGCAGAACTCCCGTACCGCGCTGGTCCGCGCCACCACGCGCCCCTGGTGCACCACGATGCGGCTGTACGCGAGCGACAGCGCCCCCGCGAGCCGGTCGCCGCGCACCGCGAGCAGCTCGGCCGGGAAACCCGCCTCCACCCGTACCTCAGGCAGGCCGAGCACCGTTCGGGCGGACGCGCTCACCGACTCGTAGGCGTCCTCGGGGCGCAGCCCGTGCCGCGAGGCCAGCAGATACGCGGCCTCCAGCGGGTCCCCGCGCCCCACCGGGTTCGAGACGTCCCGCAGGGCGCCGCTGCCCGCGGCCACCCGCACCCCGGCCGCCCGCAGCAGCCGTACCGGAGCCGTCCCGCGCCCCTCGGCGCCGCCGCAGCCGCCCTGCGGCAGGCACACCACCGTCACCCCCGCGGCGGCCAGCTGGTCCGCGGCCCGCGAGGCCGCCCCGGCGGGCAGCCGGGCCAGGCCCCCGCACGGGCCGAGCGTCACCCCGGGGCGCAGCCCGCCCGCCATCGCCGCGATGCGCGCGAGGCGGGCCGGGTCGGTGCCGTCGGTGTGCAGGTCCACGGGGCAGCCGTGCTCCGAGGCGACCGCCAGGACCGCCTCCACATAGCCCGTGGGATCCGGGTCCACGTCCGGGCAGCCGCCCACCACGCAGGCGCCCATCTTCACCGCGTCCCGCAGCATCGCCAGCCCCTCCACGCCGGCCGCCCCGGTCAGCACGCGCGGCACCGCCACCGTCGTCAGCTCGCTCAGCCCGCGCAGCGCCCGCCGCGCCCGCAGTACGGCGGTCAGGGCGCCGAGCCCCTGGACGTCGCCCACGCGCACGTGGGCGCGCAATGCGGTCGCCCCGTGGCCGAGCTGCAGCAGTGCCGCCTCGGTCGCCCGGCGCTGGACGT encodes:
- a CDS encoding SDR family oxidoreductase, with product MRIVIAGGHGRIALRLERLLAARGDEVAGIVRRAEQGDDLRAAGAEPVVLDLESASVEEVAERLRGADAAVFAAGAGPGSGAARKDTVDKGAAVLFADAAVRAGVRRHVVVSSMGADAGHKGDDVFDVYLRAKGEADDHVRRQEALDWTILRPGSLTDDAGTGLVRLEAHTGRGAIPRDDVAAVLAELVDTPATAGLTLELVSGSTPVSVAVKSVAGN
- a CDS encoding amidohydrolase family protein; this encodes MPPGQPQPPHSSSSPGPSGQPDPEGLLLCGARLTDGRTVDVRLAGGRIEAVGTAGSLGPACGSGTGAPREGGGVRVDLAGYLLLPAPAEPHAHADTALTADTGGPVSYEPEDVQRRATEAALLQLGHGATALRAHVRVGDVQGLGALTAVLRARRALRGLSELTTVAVPRVLTGAAGVEGLAMLRDAVKMGACVVGGCPDVDPDPTGYVEAVLAVASEHGCPVDLHTDGTDPARLARIAAMAGGLRPGVTLGPCGGLARLPAGAASRAADQLAAAGVTVVCLPQGGCGGAEGRGTAPVRLLRAAGVRVAAGSGALRDVSNPVGRGDPLEAAYLLASRHGLRPEDAYESVSASARTVLGLPEVRVEAGFPAELLAVRGDRLAGALSLAYSRIVVHQGRVVARTSAVREFCDSAAAVELGLPRQGRGELS